A stretch of Comamonadaceae bacterium M7527 DNA encodes these proteins:
- the rseP gene encoding RIP metalloprotease RseP, whose amino-acid sequence MLTLLAFAVGMGALIAFHEFGHYRVARWCGVKVLRFSIGFGKPLVKWRKSPDDTEFVLCLLPLGGYVQMLDEREDKVAADQRHLAFNNQSLGKRAAIVAAGPVANALLAVLLYACVQWWGVQEQQAILSQPAAASLAAQAGLRAGDHVREVRSVGADTGQAVRSFQALRWELSQAVSAGVDLELGVASSADATLSPLRWYALNISRLPSKEPSAQTFNALGITVPFMQADIGQVVAGGAGAAAGLQMGDQVLSIDGERVVDAQALRQHIQSRVDAAGNALAPQVWLVQRGEQTLELAVQPQPYLLDAQQVQAVGLAEGAQNHIGRIGAYVGALPESFLVRAGLLEGLAQGAAKAWDVAAMSLRMLMQMVMGEASLSNLSGPITIAEVAGQSASVGLGAYLTFLGLISVSLAVLNLLPIPVLDGGHLMYYLWEWVTGKPVTPQWMAGLTRGGMAVLFALMAVALFNDIARIASS is encoded by the coding sequence ATGTTGACCTTATTGGCTTTCGCTGTGGGAATGGGCGCACTCATTGCGTTTCATGAGTTTGGTCATTACCGTGTCGCACGGTGGTGTGGCGTGAAGGTGTTGCGATTCTCTATTGGTTTTGGCAAGCCACTGGTGAAGTGGCGCAAAAGCCCGGACGACACCGAGTTTGTGCTGTGTTTGCTCCCGCTGGGAGGTTATGTGCAAATGCTGGATGAGCGCGAAGACAAAGTGGCAGCCGATCAGCGGCACTTGGCGTTTAACAACCAGTCCTTGGGCAAGCGCGCGGCTATTGTGGCGGCTGGCCCTGTTGCCAATGCATTGTTGGCAGTGTTGCTGTACGCCTGCGTGCAGTGGTGGGGTGTGCAAGAGCAGCAAGCCATATTGAGCCAACCGGCCGCGGCCAGTTTGGCTGCGCAAGCAGGTTTGCGTGCCGGAGACCATGTGCGCGAGGTTCGCTCAGTGGGGGCGGATACCGGCCAGGCAGTGCGTTCATTTCAGGCGCTGCGATGGGAGCTCAGCCAAGCGGTCTCAGCCGGAGTGGATTTGGAGCTGGGCGTGGCCAGCAGCGCCGATGCCACGTTGTCCCCATTGCGCTGGTATGCGCTGAACATCTCCAGGCTGCCCAGCAAGGAGCCCAGTGCTCAGACCTTTAACGCCCTGGGTATTACGGTACCGTTTATGCAGGCCGATATTGGCCAAGTGGTCGCTGGTGGCGCAGGCGCTGCTGCCGGTTTGCAAATGGGGGACCAAGTGTTGAGCATTGATGGCGAGCGTGTTGTTGATGCGCAGGCCCTGCGCCAGCATATTCAAAGCCGTGTTGATGCCGCTGGCAATGCGTTGGCGCCTCAGGTGTGGCTGGTGCAACGGGGTGAGCAAACGCTTGAGTTGGCAGTGCAGCCCCAGCCTTACCTGCTGGATGCCCAGCAAGTCCAGGCTGTTGGCTTGGCTGAAGGTGCGCAGAATCACATTGGCCGAATAGGCGCTTATGTGGGCGCGCTGCCAGAGAGTTTTCTGGTGCGTGCTGGCCTGTTGGAGGGCTTGGCGCAGGGTGCGGCCAAAGCTTGGGATGTGGCCGCCATGTCGCTGCGCATGTTGATGCAAATGGTCATGGGTGAGGCGTCACTGTCCAATCTAAGCGGCCCCATTACCATCGCCGAGGTGGCAGGGCAGTCCGCCAGCGTGGGTTTGGGCGCTTATTTAACCTTTCTGGGCCTTATCAGTGTGAGCCTGGCCGTACTGAATTTGTTGCCAATCCCGGTCTTGGACGGTGGACACCTGATGTATTATCTTTGGGAGTGGGTTACAGGAAAACCGGTTACGCCTCAATGGATGGCGGGCTTGACCCGAGGTGGCATGGCGGTGCTGTTTGCACTAATGGCCGTGGCACTATTTAATGACATCGCCCGCATCGCGAGCAGTTAA
- the ispC gene encoding 1-deoxy-D-xylulose-5-phosphate reductoisomerase, whose amino-acid sequence MTSAKKQITVLGSTGSIGTNTLDVISRNTDAFEVYALCAATQVDLMVQQCATFKPKFAVMADTQAAKRLAERLSSEGLSTQVRTGEAAMCEVSAAPEVDMVMAAIVGAAGLAPCLAAAHAGKRLLLANKEALVVGGGLFMQAVATGGATLLPIDSEHSAIFQALPEDASTWSRRIEKIILTASGGPFRTRDPSTLRDVTPAQAVAHPNWVMGRKISVDSATMMNKALEVIEAHHLFGAAPERLDVVIHPQSVVHSMVQFNDRSVVAQLGTPDMRVPIAYGLSWPERMTSGAQAMDFASMASLTFEVPSPERFPGLFLAWDALRGPAGSTAVLNAANEVAVEAFLNERIRFDQIVAVNQAVLGMSNSIKASSVDALLELDAQSRAKASELVAQWSGNAAQV is encoded by the coding sequence ATGACTTCTGCAAAAAAACAAATCACGGTATTGGGCAGCACTGGCTCTATTGGTACCAACACACTGGACGTGATAAGCCGCAACACCGACGCGTTTGAGGTGTATGCCTTGTGCGCAGCCACGCAGGTGGATCTGATGGTTCAGCAGTGTGCGACCTTTAAGCCGAAATTCGCCGTAATGGCGGATACACAGGCTGCAAAGCGACTGGCTGAGCGGCTAAGCAGCGAAGGCTTGTCAACGCAAGTGCGCACTGGTGAGGCTGCCATGTGTGAGGTCAGCGCGGCGCCTGAAGTAGACATGGTGATGGCGGCTATCGTGGGCGCTGCGGGCTTGGCACCTTGTCTGGCTGCAGCCCATGCGGGTAAGCGTTTGCTGCTGGCCAACAAAGAGGCGCTGGTTGTAGGCGGTGGTTTGTTTATGCAGGCAGTTGCCACAGGCGGCGCGACGTTGCTGCCCATAGACAGTGAGCACTCTGCCATTTTTCAGGCGCTGCCTGAAGACGCCAGCACGTGGAGCAGGCGTATTGAAAAAATCATACTCACGGCCTCTGGAGGGCCCTTTAGAACACGCGACCCGAGCACATTGCGCGACGTCACACCTGCGCAGGCGGTTGCGCATCCCAATTGGGTAATGGGCCGCAAAATCTCGGTTGACTCGGCCACCATGATGAACAAGGCATTAGAGGTGATAGAGGCGCATCATTTATTTGGTGCTGCCCCTGAGCGTCTGGACGTGGTGATACACCCGCAAAGTGTGGTGCACTCCATGGTGCAATTCAACGACAGGTCTGTGGTGGCGCAGCTTGGCACGCCCGATATGCGCGTGCCTATTGCCTACGGTTTGTCTTGGCCAGAGCGTATGACCAGTGGCGCGCAGGCCATGGACTTTGCCAGTATGGCCAGCCTCACATTTGAAGTGCCAAGCCCTGAGCGCTTTCCGGGGTTGTTTTTGGCATGGGACGCCTTGCGTGGCCCCGCTGGCAGCACCGCTGTGCTCAACGCGGCCAACGAGGTGGCCGTTGAGGCGTTTTTAAACGAGCGCATACGTTTTGACCAGATTGTTGCCGTCAACCAGGCAGTACTGGGCATGAGCAACAGCATCAAGGCCAGCAGCGTAGACGCTTTGCTTGAGCTGGATGCGCAAAGCCGTGCCAAAGCCAGCGAGTTGGTGGCGCAGTGGTCTGGCAACGCGGCGCAGGTATAA
- a CDS encoding phosphatidate cytidylyltransferase gives MLIPRIITAVVLLALLLPALFASDASYFAAITLVLIAAGCWEWGRLNGASSVVSGVAGAAIGAALAYVWWLAPQLLPEHAGVMRGLWLLCAGAWVLGSAWLIRVGLSRWSNSSAAARLLIGWALLSLTWLAMASAHQTGINFLLSLMVLVWVADVAAYFGGRAWGKRKLAAAISPGKTWAGAFSGAAAVMVLAFVWVWFDAHYVTDSASIYTHLLERSPVLLVVGVLWLTCMAVVGDLVESLVKRCAGVKDSSGLLPGHGGVLDRVDALLPVLPLGMMLVTV, from the coding sequence GTGCTCATACCCCGCATCATCACCGCCGTTGTGCTGTTGGCCCTGTTGTTACCGGCGCTATTTGCCAGCGATGCCAGCTATTTTGCTGCCATCACGCTGGTGCTGATTGCCGCCGGTTGTTGGGAATGGGGGCGGCTAAACGGTGCGTCTTCTGTGGTGTCCGGCGTGGCCGGTGCTGCCATAGGCGCAGCCTTGGCATACGTGTGGTGGCTCGCGCCGCAATTGTTGCCGGAGCATGCAGGTGTGATGCGCGGTTTGTGGCTGCTGTGCGCAGGCGCTTGGGTGTTGGGGTCTGCTTGGCTGATTCGTGTTGGCCTGAGCCGCTGGTCCAACTCCAGTGCCGCTGCGCGCTTGCTGATTGGCTGGGCCTTGCTGTCGCTGACCTGGCTGGCTATGGCCAGCGCCCACCAGACGGGCATCAACTTTCTGCTGTCGCTGATGGTGCTGGTGTGGGTGGCTGATGTGGCTGCTTATTTTGGTGGGCGCGCCTGGGGCAAACGCAAGTTGGCAGCGGCCATTAGCCCCGGCAAAACGTGGGCAGGGGCCTTTAGTGGTGCGGCTGCGGTCATGGTGTTGGCCTTTGTATGGGTGTGGTTTGATGCCCACTACGTCACGGATAGCGCCAGCATTTACACCCATTTGTTAGAGCGCTCACCAGTGCTGCTGGTGGTGGGTGTGTTGTGGCTGACGTGCATGGCTGTGGTGGGTGATTTGGTGGAGTCCCTGGTCAAACGCTGTGCGGGCGTTAAAGACTCAAGCGGTCTGTTGCCAGGGCACGGCGGTGTGCTTGATCGCGTTGATGCGCTACTGCCCGTGTTGCCACTGGGCATGATGTTGGTGACGGTTTGA
- the frr gene encoding ribosome recycling factor, which yields MASLEEIKPNAERKMGQSIESFKSSLQRVRTGRANPQLLDVVEVDYYGSMLPLSQVANLSLLDARTIGVAPWEKGMAPKIEKAIRDSDLGLNPASQGDLIRVPMPAMTEERRKELTKVVRSEGEDAKIAIRNLRRDANEAVKRLVKEKLASEDDERRQADEIQKLTDKYIAEVDKLVESKEADILAV from the coding sequence ATGGCAAGCTTGGAAGAGATTAAGCCTAACGCAGAGCGCAAAATGGGCCAATCCATTGAATCATTCAAATCGTCTTTGCAGCGCGTGCGCACTGGCCGTGCCAACCCACAGCTGCTGGACGTGGTGGAAGTTGACTATTACGGCTCCATGCTGCCATTGTCGCAAGTGGCCAACTTGTCGCTGCTGGACGCACGTACGATTGGCGTAGCACCCTGGGAAAAGGGCATGGCGCCCAAAATTGAAAAAGCCATACGCGACTCTGACCTGGGTTTAAACCCGGCCTCACAGGGCGACCTCATTCGTGTGCCCATGCCCGCCATGACTGAAGAGCGCCGCAAAGAGCTCACCAAGGTGGTGCGATCAGAGGGCGAAGACGCCAAAATCGCGATTCGCAATTTGCGCCGAGACGCCAACGAAGCGGTCAAGCGTTTGGTCAAGGAAAAGCTCGCCAGTGAAGACGACGAGCGTCGCCAGGCTGATGAGATCCAAAAGCTGACCGATAAGTACATTGCCGAGGTCGACAAGTTGGTCGAGAGCAAAGAGGCTGACATACTGGCGGTTTAA
- the pyrH gene encoding UMP kinase: MAAYKRILLKLSGEALMGDDAFGINQDTIRRMAAEVAEVTRMGVQVAIVIGGGNIFRGVAGGSVGMDRATADYMGMLATVMNALALSDTLDKAGVVARVMSAISIEQVVEPYVRPKALQYLEEGKVVIFGAGTGNPFFTTDTAAALRGAEIGAEMVLKATKVDGVYTADPAKDPSATRYATVSFDEAMAKNLQVMDATAFALCRDQNLPIKVFSILKDGALKRVVSGEDEGTLVHV; this comes from the coding sequence ATGGCAGCTTACAAGCGCATCTTGTTGAAATTGTCGGGTGAGGCTTTGATGGGTGACGATGCGTTTGGCATCAACCAGGACACCATCCGCCGCATGGCTGCCGAAGTGGCCGAAGTCACCCGAATGGGTGTGCAAGTGGCCATAGTCATTGGCGGGGGCAATATCTTCCGTGGTGTGGCGGGTGGCTCTGTGGGTATGGACCGCGCCACAGCCGATTACATGGGCATGTTGGCCACGGTCATGAATGCCTTGGCGTTGTCTGACACCTTGGACAAGGCTGGTGTGGTGGCACGTGTGATGTCGGCTATCAGCATTGAGCAAGTGGTTGAGCCCTACGTACGCCCCAAAGCGCTGCAATACCTCGAAGAGGGCAAGGTGGTTATTTTTGGTGCGGGAACCGGCAATCCGTTCTTCACAACCGATACAGCTGCGGCATTGCGCGGTGCGGAAATCGGCGCAGAAATGGTGCTGAAAGCCACCAAAGTAGACGGCGTGTACACCGCAGACCCTGCCAAAGACCCCAGCGCAACGCGCTATGCAACCGTCAGTTTTGACGAGGCCATGGCCAAAAACCTGCAAGTGATGGACGCCACTGCATTTGCGCTGTGCCGCGACCAAAACTTACCGATTAAAGTATTCAGTATTTTGAAAGACGGTGCGCTCAAGCGCGTTGTGAGCGGCGAAGACGAAGGCACACTGGTGCACGTTTAA
- the tsf gene encoding translation elongation factor Ts, protein MAITAAMVGELRAKTDAPMMECKKALTEAEGNMERAEEILRVKLGNKAGKAASRVTAEGVVACFIEGGAGAMIEVNCETDFVTKNDSFLALCNGAAELVAKHNPADVEALGALPYTIDGFGPTLEDARKGLIGKIGENMSFRRIKRAEGNVTSYVHGGRIGVLVEYTGSEEAARDVAMHIAAMKPVSLTSADVPADLIAKERSVAEIKATESGKPAEIATKMIEGAVAKYLKEVSLMDQPFVKNDKQTIAAMLKEAGTTVSAFTMYIVGEGIEKKVDDFAAEVAAQVAAAKAGA, encoded by the coding sequence ATGGCTATTACTGCTGCAATGGTTGGCGAATTGCGCGCCAAAACAGACGCCCCCATGATGGAATGCAAAAAGGCTTTGACAGAAGCTGAAGGCAACATGGAGCGTGCAGAAGAAATTTTGCGTGTCAAACTGGGCAACAAGGCCGGCAAAGCGGCCAGCCGCGTGACGGCTGAAGGCGTTGTTGCCTGCTTCATCGAAGGTGGCGCCGGTGCCATGATCGAAGTGAACTGCGAAACAGACTTCGTGACCAAAAACGACAGCTTCCTGGCCTTGTGCAACGGGGCCGCCGAGCTGGTCGCCAAGCACAACCCTGCCGACGTTGAAGCCTTGGGCGCATTGCCTTACACCATCGACGGTTTTGGCCCCACGCTGGAAGACGCTCGCAAAGGCCTGATCGGCAAAATCGGCGAAAACATGTCTTTCCGTCGTATCAAGCGCGCCGAAGGCAATGTCACCAGCTACGTGCACGGTGGTCGCATTGGTGTGTTGGTTGAGTACACAGGCAGCGAAGAAGCAGCCCGTGACGTGGCGATGCACATTGCCGCGATGAAGCCTGTGTCATTGACATCTGCCGACGTGCCTGCTGACCTGATTGCCAAAGAGCGCTCAGTTGCCGAAATCAAGGCGACAGAGTCTGGCAAGCCTGCCGAGATTGCCACCAAAATGATAGAAGGCGCTGTTGCCAAGTACCTCAAAGAGGTGAGCTTGATGGACCAGCCTTTCGTGAAAAACGACAAGCAGACCATTGCGGCCATGTTGAAAGAGGCTGGTACGACTGTCAGCGCATTCACCATGTACATCGTGGGCGAAGGCATAGAGAAAAAGGTAGACGACTTTGCAGCCGAAGTGGCCGCACAAGTTGCTGCTGCAAAGGCTGGCGCTTAA
- the rpsB gene encoding 30S ribosomal protein S2, whose protein sequence is MSVTMREMLEAGVHFGHQTRFWNPKMAQYIFGHRNKIHIINLEKSLPKMEEALKFARQLAANGGNILMVGTKRQSRDIVMEQAERAGVPFVTQRWLGGMLTNFKTVKTSIKRLKEMQTQQEGGLDHMSKKEQLTFSREMEKLERDIGGIQDMAALPDAIFVIDVGYHKIAISEARKLGIPLVGVVDSNHSPEGIDYVIPGNDDSSKAVALYAKAMADAIIDGRANANTQAQKAAATKGEDEFVEVQDEAKA, encoded by the coding sequence ATGTCAGTCACTATGCGTGAAATGCTGGAAGCCGGTGTGCACTTTGGCCACCAAACCCGCTTCTGGAACCCCAAAATGGCCCAATACATTTTTGGCCATCGCAACAAAATTCACATCATCAACCTGGAAAAGTCACTTCCAAAAATGGAAGAGGCTTTGAAGTTTGCGCGCCAGTTGGCAGCCAATGGCGGCAACATTTTGATGGTGGGCACCAAGCGCCAGTCACGTGACATCGTGATGGAGCAAGCCGAGCGCGCTGGCGTGCCGTTCGTGACCCAGCGTTGGTTGGGTGGCATGTTGACCAACTTCAAAACGGTCAAGACATCTATCAAGCGCCTCAAAGAAATGCAGACCCAGCAAGAGGGTGGCCTGGATCACATGAGCAAAAAAGAGCAGCTCACATTCTCTCGCGAGATGGAAAAGCTCGAGCGCGATATCGGTGGCATCCAGGATATGGCTGCATTGCCAGACGCCATCTTTGTGATCGACGTGGGCTACCACAAGATTGCTATTTCCGAGGCGCGCAAGCTTGGTATTCCATTGGTTGGCGTGGTTGACTCCAACCACTCACCAGAAGGCATCGACTACGTGATTCCCGGTAACGATGACTCTTCCAAGGCTGTTGCTTTGTACGCCAAGGCCATGGCTGACGCCATCATTGATGGCCGCGCAAACGCCAACACCCAAGCGCAAAAAGCCGCTGCCACCAAGGGTGAAGACGAGTTTGTCGAAGTGCAGGACGAGGCCAAGGCCTAA
- a CDS encoding amidase (catalyzes the hydrolysis of a monocarboxylic acid amid to form a monocarboxylate and ammonia), translating into MTTTASTSMREHPAFAHLEAALAKAASPAAAHAMLRVDADDARLALMHHATQHQRPTPALFGWTLSVKDLFDVAGQVTGAGSSTRAHLPPAQQDAPAVARLKAAGAVVVGRTNMTEFAFSGVGVNPHFGTPTNPADTTTPRIPGGSSSGAAVSVGLGIADIGLGSDTGGSLRIPAALCGLVGFKGSAGLVPLTGAYPLSTSLDTTGAITQTVDQAIAVHQVLSDQSVAHWAKPLNHLRLGICSSHMQDGLDATVQTAWQRSLNALRSAGVTLINIDSDCFSEIAHIQSQHPLASIEAYGLHREWLATHQAQYDPRVVKRIALGQTATAADYIVMQQRRASLVASVQPMLQSVDAMMGPTVPITAPAIADVAPGAQHDEMFFKVNAQLLRNPSVVNFLDGCAISVPCHKGDELPVGLMLWQRRGQDGQVLGIAKQLVEAVI; encoded by the coding sequence ATGACGACAACAGCCAGCACCAGCATGCGCGAGCACCCTGCCTTTGCCCACCTAGAGGCCGCACTGGCAAAAGCCGCAAGCCCCGCAGCAGCGCACGCCATGCTGCGGGTCGATGCAGACGATGCCCGCTTGGCACTGATGCACCACGCTACACAGCACCAGCGGCCCACACCTGCGCTGTTTGGCTGGACCTTGAGCGTGAAAGACTTGTTTGACGTTGCCGGCCAGGTCACTGGGGCGGGCTCAAGCACAAGAGCCCATTTGCCGCCTGCCCAGCAAGACGCACCCGCCGTTGCCAGACTAAAAGCAGCCGGGGCTGTGGTGGTGGGACGCACCAATATGACTGAATTTGCCTTTTCAGGCGTAGGCGTGAACCCGCACTTTGGCACACCCACCAACCCAGCTGACACCACAACGCCCCGCATACCCGGCGGCTCGTCCAGTGGCGCGGCGGTGTCTGTGGGTCTGGGCATTGCCGACATTGGCTTGGGTTCAGACACCGGTGGGTCACTGCGTATACCTGCGGCCTTGTGCGGCCTGGTGGGCTTTAAAGGCAGCGCTGGCCTGGTGCCCCTGACAGGTGCGTACCCGCTGTCGACCAGCCTGGACACGACAGGCGCCATTACTCAAACCGTAGACCAAGCCATTGCTGTGCACCAAGTGCTCAGTGACCAGAGCGTGGCGCACTGGGCCAAGCCGCTGAACCACCTGCGCCTTGGCATTTGCAGCAGCCATATGCAAGACGGTTTGGACGCCACGGTGCAAACGGCCTGGCAGCGCAGCCTCAACGCATTGCGCAGCGCCGGTGTAACCCTCATCAACATTGACAGCGACTGCTTCAGCGAGATCGCTCACATTCAAAGCCAGCACCCGCTGGCCTCCATTGAGGCTTACGGCTTGCACCGCGAATGGCTGGCCACTCACCAGGCGCAATACGACCCGCGCGTAGTCAAGCGCATAGCGCTTGGCCAAACCGCCACTGCAGCCGACTACATCGTGATGCAGCAGCGCCGGGCTTCCCTTGTTGCCAGCGTACAACCCATGCTGCAAAGTGTTGACGCCATGATGGGCCCCACAGTGCCAATAACGGCGCCAGCCATTGCCGATGTAGCGCCCGGGGCGCAGCATGATGAGATGTTTTTTAAAGTGAACGCGCAGTTGCTGCGCAACCCATCCGTTGTGAATTTTTTAGACGGCTGCGCCATCAGCGTGCCATGCCACAAGGGCGACGAGCTACCTGTGGGCCTGATGCTGTGGCAACGCCGGGGCCAAGATGGGCAGGTGCTTGGTATTGCCAAGCAACTGGTCGAGGCCGTTATTTAG
- a CDS encoding YggT family protein, whose protein sequence is MHALFFVIDLLAFVLIGACLLRAWMIASSMTMVVQPGRFVVAVTDWLVQPLRRMLPRGMSLGRWDGACLLAALIMAFAYGGLWTAAALSTASGDISGAVMLAAVPVAAFKMLLRVVLQGLFYLLLMYAVLSWVQPQSPAYGVLSRLLEPVLSPFQRAIPRIGGVDLSALLLMLVLQVLLGFVA, encoded by the coding sequence GTGCACGCCTTGTTCTTTGTTATTGATTTGCTGGCTTTTGTATTGATTGGCGCGTGTTTGCTGCGCGCGTGGATGATTGCCAGCAGCATGACCATGGTCGTGCAGCCAGGGCGTTTTGTGGTGGCGGTGACAGACTGGCTGGTACAGCCGCTGCGTCGCATGTTGCCGCGCGGCATGTCACTGGGGCGTTGGGACGGCGCCTGTTTGTTGGCCGCACTAATCATGGCGTTTGCCTACGGTGGCTTGTGGACGGCAGCGGCCTTGTCCACCGCCAGCGGCGATATATCGGGTGCCGTGATGCTGGCCGCTGTACCCGTGGCGGCATTCAAAATGCTGTTGCGTGTGGTGTTGCAAGGCTTGTTTTACCTGCTGTTGATGTACGCTGTGTTGTCCTGGGTGCAGCCGCAGTCGCCGGCCTACGGCGTGTTGTCCCGCTTGCTTGAGCCGGTGTTGTCGCCATTTCAGCGGGCCATCCCGCGCATTGGCGGTGTGGACTTGTCGGCGCTGTTGTTGATGCTGGTGTTGCAGGTGCTGCTGGGCTTTGTGGCCTAA
- the rnr gene encoding ribonuclease R — protein MNNDEIEGVVSGHRDGHGFVVCDGAQGDIYLPANEMRAVLHKDRVRVRIARTDRRGRPEGRVAEIIERSKDPIIGRLLNEAGIYLVAPEDKRYGQDVLVSKNAIGAAQVGQVVVVELTEPPALYGQPVGRIKEVLGEIDDPGMEIEIAVRKYSVPHEFSDECLKLAKGLPDKVRPADKKGRVDLTDVPLVTIDGEDARDFDDAVYCEPAKVGRGKGWRLLVAIADVSHYVQPGNGIDVDAFERATSVYFPRRVIPMLPEKLSNGLCSLNPEVERLCMVCDMLITASGDVHAYQFYPAVMFSHARFTYTEVATILQNTRSHEALQRGDLVPHLLNLHDVYRGLLQARQKRGAVDFETVETQIIADDTGRIERIVPRTRNDAHKVIEEAMLAANVCAAEFIAQSKHAGIFRVHEGPPANKLEILRNYLKAMGVTQTLGDNPKPGDYQAIAQATKDRPEAKQIHTMLLRSMQQAIYTPINSGHFGLAFEAYTHFTSPIRRYPDLMVHRVIKAVLTEKKYQLPDSLLTMKVPPARKKPPGAAPDKPKKPLTGQNLAWEMVGLHCSANERRADEASRDVEAWLKCKYMREHLGEEFTGQVSAVTSFGLFVTLDAMYVEGLVHMTELGGDFFRFDDMRQELRGERTGIRYALGTVVNIQVSRVDLDGRRIDFRLVRPEGEPGRGFEAGARDDSRSKGKRGARGGRDGQGASSRVDTAAAPSASASGVAKPGAGKVTQPSKSAKAVRGKRASKGSKPVPSKAPSKKARRG, from the coding sequence ATGAACAACGACGAAATAGAGGGCGTGGTCAGCGGCCACCGTGATGGACACGGCTTTGTGGTGTGCGATGGCGCGCAGGGTGACATCTATCTGCCTGCCAACGAAATGCGCGCTGTGCTGCACAAAGACAGGGTGCGCGTTCGCATTGCCCGCACAGACAGGCGCGGCAGGCCTGAGGGCCGTGTTGCTGAAATTATTGAGCGATCCAAAGACCCCATCATTGGGCGTTTGCTCAATGAAGCCGGCATTTATTTGGTGGCGCCCGAGGACAAGCGCTATGGCCAAGACGTGTTGGTGAGCAAAAACGCCATTGGCGCAGCCCAGGTAGGGCAGGTGGTGGTGGTTGAGCTGACCGAGCCGCCAGCGCTATACGGCCAACCTGTTGGGCGCATCAAGGAAGTGCTGGGCGAGATAGACGACCCTGGCATGGAAATAGAAATAGCTGTGCGCAAGTACAGTGTTCCGCATGAGTTCTCGGATGAGTGCTTAAAGCTTGCCAAAGGCCTGCCGGACAAGGTGCGCCCGGCTGACAAAAAAGGCCGTGTAGATCTAACCGATGTGCCATTGGTCACCATAGACGGTGAAGACGCACGCGACTTTGACGATGCGGTGTACTGCGAGCCGGCCAAAGTTGGTCGGGGCAAGGGTTGGCGCTTGTTGGTGGCTATTGCCGATGTGAGCCACTACGTGCAGCCTGGCAACGGCATTGACGTGGATGCGTTTGAGCGCGCTACCAGTGTGTATTTCCCGCGCCGCGTCATACCCATGCTGCCCGAAAAATTGTCTAACGGCTTGTGTTCACTCAACCCCGAGGTTGAGCGTTTATGCATGGTGTGTGACATGCTGATTACGGCCAGCGGTGATGTGCACGCCTACCAGTTTTACCCCGCGGTGATGTTCAGCCATGCACGATTCACTTACACCGAAGTGGCTACCATTTTGCAAAACACGCGCAGCCACGAAGCCTTGCAGCGCGGCGATTTGGTGCCGCATTTACTCAACCTGCATGATGTGTACAGAGGCTTGCTGCAAGCCAGACAAAAGCGTGGAGCGGTTGACTTTGAAACCGTTGAGACACAGATTATTGCCGACGACACAGGCCGCATTGAGCGCATTGTGCCGCGCACACGCAATGATGCGCACAAGGTCATTGAGGAGGCCATGTTGGCCGCCAACGTCTGTGCGGCAGAGTTCATTGCACAGAGCAAGCACGCCGGTATTTTCCGCGTGCACGAAGGCCCACCCGCCAACAAGCTGGAAATACTGCGTAATTACCTGAAGGCCATGGGGGTGACACAAACCCTGGGTGACAACCCCAAGCCCGGTGACTACCAAGCCATTGCCCAAGCGACCAAGGACAGGCCTGAAGCCAAACAAATTCACACCATGCTGCTGCGCTCAATGCAGCAAGCCATTTACACGCCTATCAATAGTGGCCACTTTGGCTTGGCGTTTGAGGCCTACACCCACTTCACTAGCCCAATCAGGCGCTACCCAGACTTGATGGTGCATCGCGTGATCAAGGCGGTGTTGACCGAGAAGAAATACCAGCTGCCCGACAGCTTGCTCACCATGAAGGTACCGCCCGCGCGCAAAAAGCCGCCGGGTGCAGCACCGGACAAGCCCAAAAAGCCCTTGACAGGCCAAAACCTGGCGTGGGAGATGGTGGGCCTGCATTGCAGCGCCAACGAACGCCGCGCCGATGAGGCCAGCCGCGACGTGGAGGCGTGGCTTAAGTGCAAGTACATGCGTGAGCACTTGGGCGAGGAGTTCACAGGCCAAGTCAGCGCAGTGACCAGCTTTGGCTTGTTTGTGACGCTGGATGCCATGTACGTTGAAGGCCTGGTGCACATGACTGAGCTGGGTGGTGACTTCTTTCGCTTTGACGACATGCGCCAAGAGTTGCGTGGTGAACGCACGGGCATACGCTACGCCTTGGGCACGGTAGTGAACATTCAGGTCAGTCGCGTGGACTTGGATGGCAGACGCATAGACTTTAGGTTGGTCAGACCTGAAGGCGAGCCTGGTCGCGGCTTTGAGGCGGGTGCGCGTGATGACAGCCGGTCAAAGGGTAAGCGTGGGGCACGCGGTGGCCGGGATGGGCAAGGCGCAAGCAGCCGGGTCGATACCGCCGCAGCCCCAAGCGCGAGCGCCTCTGGTGTGGCCAAGCCCGGCGCAGGCAAGGTCACACAGCCCAGCAAGTCAGCCAAAGCGGTGCGAGGCAAACGTGCCAGCAAAGGCAGCAAGCCCGTACCCAGCAAAGCACCCAGCAAAAAAGCGCGCAGAGGCTAG